TACAAAAATCCCCGAGCATTACCCGGGGATTTGTATATTACACAAGTAATTAATTACTTATTATCTTCTACCTTTAACTTTAGCAATAGCATCTTTTAATTCGGTATTGATGCCAGTAGCTCTTTCTTTAGCAGCTTTAATTTTGTTTAAAGCATCCATGTAAGCACCTTTATCATAGATACCTTGAGCTTCAACAACAGAAGCGTCAATAGTAGCCATCTCGGTTTTAATTTGCTCTAGAACAGCAGCACCTTCTTTACCTCTAGGAGCTTTTTTGAAAAGTTTAGCGTTTTCTTCAATGATAGCTTTGATGTCAGTCATTGTAGTTTCAACTTCTTTCTTAACTTCTTCTTTCTTGGTAGCTGTATTTGCTACAAGTTGTTTAGTTTGGACTAATAAAGCCTCAAGTTTAATTTTAGCAGGACCAAATTTCTTGAAAAGTTTTGATTTTTGAACTTCAACATCAGCATTAATAGTTTTCATTGAATCTTGAACTGCTGCAAATTCAGTTGGTAAATAAATACCAGCCTCAACTTTTGCTGCACTGTCAATAGCTGCGTTTACAGCATTAATTTGTTCTTGTGGAACTTTTCCACAACTTGAAAGGAAAGCAACCATTACAATAGCTGCTAATCCCATTAAAACTTTGTTCTTCATTTTCTAATTTTTTAATACTTAGGTTTGTTTTCTACTATGGATTGAATTTTAAAATCTCTTTTGAGATAAACACGGCGCAAATGTATAAATATTAAAAGAAATAACAATAACTTTTTTTAGTATAATTTATACATTGTGCTAAAAAAACTAGGCTAGAAGCCCTGTAATAATCTCTGCATTCCAGTTAATTACGGATTTATAGGAAGGTTTAAAAAAAATGCTTTTTCAAAAATTGATTAATGATTAGCTATTATTTTCAAGCCAATACAGTGATAAATATCTACAAATTGTAGAAATAGCACCGCTTTGTGACGAAAAATATTGATTTTAAAAATACCATAGAGATTCACAAAACTCTTTGGAGATATTTAAAACTACTTTTTAACGTCTTCACTAACTTTCATAACACCCATAAGCTGTTGAACAGTTTTTTGCATTCCATCTGTTGAACCATCCAAGAAAATAACATTCCCTTTTCCTGTTTCGGCAAAGTGCTTAATAGCCTCTGTCCACATGGAGAAAAGTAAAAATGATGAGTCAAGGTTTGCATCACTCATTTCTTTTGCAGCATTCGCCATACCTTTAGCCATTTCTTCACGGAATAATGCGATACCTTGACCTCTCATGGTAGCAGCATCACGCTCGGCAGAAGCAGAGATTTTGATAGCATTTCCTTCAGCTTCAGCTGCTTTGGTTTTTGTTATAAGCAGTGCTTGACCTTCATTTTCGGCTGCGGCTTTAAGATTGTTTGATGCTACAACCTTTGCCATTGAAGTTAAAATTTCCTTATCGAAGGTTATATCATTCAGCTGCAAATCGATTAGATGATAACCCCATTGCTCAAGAGTTTGATCAAGGTGTTTTTTCACTTCAAGAACTATTTCTGTACGAAGACCTAGAATTTCTGCTTGTTTTTTTGTTGCAACATAGCTACGAATAGTTCCCTCAATAGTTCTTATAAGTGCTTGCATTAAGTTTCTTTCATCGATAAACTTAAACGCAACGTTTTTGATGGTTTCTTCGGTTTGGTTAATAACGCTATATAGAACCATCGCTTTAAAGTACACATTAGCTTGATCTTGTGTTACAGCTTGAAATTCGAGTTCCACTGAGCGGTTCTGAATTGAAATTCTTCTGTAAATAACCTCAATTAGGGGAATTTTAAAGTTCAACCCTGGGGTCAATATGCGGCGATATTTGCCAAATACTGTAACTACAGCAACATAACCCTGTTTAACTGTTACAAATCCTGATAGCAGTAAAATTACGCCAGCTGCGATAAAAATAAATGGTGTGTACATAATTGAAGTAGTTTATTGGTTTATTAAGTTATAAAAGTAAGAAAAAAATAGGGATATAAGATATGTAATCTACTTATATCTTTTTCTTACACACTCCAATTTATAGTATACACGTTAACTGATGAGACTGATGAATAGCATTATATTTAATATCGTAACAACAATTCCTATAGAATAAATAAGTATGCGCATAAAATGAGTATTCTTATATTTTCCCATCACCTTTTCTGAAGATGTAAGTTTTACTTGTAAAAATATTGTTATAGGTAGTTGTATGCTTAATACCATCTGGGATATTATTAGCCCATTAAAAGGATTTGATATAAATAGAATGATTAGAAATGCGACTATAAGCGATATTGCAACACCTAGTCTTGAATGGTTATCCTTAATATCATAAGGTTCTTTAAATATTCCGGCAAATATTGTTCCTGCTGCCATTCCAGAAGTAATTGTTGAGGCAACCCCAGCGAATAGGAGTGCGACTGCAAATACAACAACAGCATTTGATCCTAATAAAGGGAATAATAATTGATTGGCTTGCTGAAGTTCGGTAACATGAACCTGATTTTTGTGAAATGTTGCAGCAGCAAGAAGAATCATTGCGCTATTTATAGCCCAACCAACTAACATTGAGAAAAGAGTATCAAAAAATTCGAATTTGAGTTGTTTTTTAATAACCTTATCATCGTAAAGATTCCATTGCCTACTCTGTATTATCTCTGAGTGGAGGAAAAGATTATGGGGCATAACAACAGCACCAAGTACGCTCATAATAACAATCATTGAGCCTTCGGGGAAGGAAGGGGTGACCCATGATTGAATGGCATGATTCCAATCTATGTTAACTAAAGAAAGTTCGTAAACAAATGACAAACCTATGATAGAAACAAAAGCAATTATCCACTTTTCTATCATTTTATATGAATTTGTGAAAAGCATAACGACAACAAAAATCAAAACTAGTAACGCTCCTGCTCTTATTGGTATACCAAAGAGCATATTAAGAGCAATAGCCCCTCCTAGAATTTCAGCAAGCGAAGTAGATATTGAGGCCAACATAGCCGTTCCAAGCAAAGTTCTTGCATACTTAGGCTGTAAATAGGTACTTGTAGCCTCGGAAAGGCATAGTCCCGTTGCAATTCCAAGATGTGCTACGTTATGCTGAAGTATAATCAGCATAAAAGTTGATAGGGTAACCATCCATAATAGTGTATACCCATAATCAGCCCCAGCTGCAAGATTTGACGCCCAATTGCCAGGATCAATAAAACCAACGGTAACCAGCAAACCCGGTCCTATATATTTAAAAATATCCTCAGCACCAAGCCGAGGTTTGTGACCAACAGGGTCAATTTTAGATAAGAACTTGAACATATATAATATTATGGTATCAATTCAAATCACAATAAAGTACATCTATATTATTTTCAATAGTACGGTAAATTATTAACCGATATTTTTAAGTTACTGATTTGGTGTAATTTGGTGCTTTTAAGTTTTAGTGGCTAAAAAATATAAAAAGCCACTAAATTACCAAGTCACAAAAATCCACCAAAAAGATAACCGAACCATTGAATTGTAAAATGTTCATTTTAATGATAGCTTCAGTGTATTAATAAATCTTTTCGCAAATTGTTGAAAAATGATTTTGTAAAGTTTTATCCTAAACAAAGCAAAGGCTAATAGATAAAAGACTTTAATTCACAAATTTATATCTTTACATTTATACCTCAAAGATTTTAATCTCTTTAGGTTAATTCCTCGAAGCTCTGCTTCGATAGAATAAATGGCTTCCAAATAATACCTCGACAGCTCTGCTGCGAGGTAGTTTATTTTCTTTCAAGTAAAACATTTGATTAGCACTATTTGTTGGTCAATGAAAATCATTTATTATTGTTTCTTCAAATACAATAGTACGGTAAATTATTAACCGATATTTTTAGGTTACTGATTTGGTGCAATTTGGTGCTTTTGAGTTTTGGTGACTAAAAAATATAAAAAGCCACTAAATCACCAAGTCACAAAAATCCACCAAAAAGATTACCAGATCATTGATATAATAATTATTTGTCAATTCAAACATTAATAATGTTTTATGGATACTATTCTGCGTGATAATTTCATTAGTCTATGGGCTAAATATTTCGGTAATGCTGATTTACCGATAACCTTTTATTTTTCAAACGAAAATGGAGGTGCTGAGCAAGTGACCCCACCAAAGGGTTGGAGTTGTTTAATATGCGAACTAGCCAAAGTGAGAAATGGGCAATCGTTGGCCTATAATGCTGATT
This window of the Bacteroidales bacterium genome carries:
- a CDS encoding SPFH domain-containing protein, with product MYTPFIFIAAGVILLLSGFVTVKQGYVAVVTVFGKYRRILTPGLNFKIPLIEVIYRRISIQNRSVELEFQAVTQDQANVYFKAMVLYSVINQTEETIKNVAFKFIDERNLMQALIRTIEGTIRSYVATKKQAEILGLRTEIVLEVKKHLDQTLEQWGYHLIDLQLNDITFDKEILTSMAKVVASNNLKAAAENEGQALLITKTKAAEAEGNAIKISASAERDAATMRGQGIALFREEMAKGMANAAKEMSDANLDSSFLLFSMWTEAIKHFAETGKGNVIFLDGSTDGMQKTVQQLMGVMKVSEDVKK
- a CDS encoding Nramp family divalent metal transporter, with amino-acid sequence MFKFLSKIDPVGHKPRLGAEDIFKYIGPGLLVTVGFIDPGNWASNLAAGADYGYTLLWMVTLSTFMLIILQHNVAHLGIATGLCLSEATSTYLQPKYARTLLGTAMLASISTSLAEILGGAIALNMLFGIPIRAGALLVLIFVVVMLFTNSYKMIEKWIIAFVSIIGLSFVYELSLVNIDWNHAIQSWVTPSFPEGSMIVIMSVLGAVVMPHNLFLHSEIIQSRQWNLYDDKVIKKQLKFEFFDTLFSMLVGWAINSAMILLAAATFHKNQVHVTELQQANQLLFPLLGSNAVVVFAVALLFAGVASTITSGMAAGTIFAGIFKEPYDIKDNHSRLGVAISLIVAFLIILFISNPFNGLIISQMVLSIQLPITIFLQVKLTSSEKVMGKYKNTHFMRILIYSIGIVVTILNIMLFISLIS